In a genomic window of Urocitellus parryii isolate mUroPar1 chromosome 2, mUroPar1.hap1, whole genome shotgun sequence:
- the Qars1 gene encoding glutamine--tRNA ligase isoform X1 → MAALDSLALFTGLGLSEHKARETLKNATLSTQLRDAATQAQQTLGSTIDKATGTLLYGLASRLRDTRRLSFLVSYIASKKIHTEPQLSAALEYVRSHPLDPIDTMDFEKECGVGVMVTPEQIEEAVEATINKHRAQILVERYRFNMGLLMGEARAALKWADGKMIKHEVDMQVLHLLGPKMEADLEKKPKVAKARVEETEQRTAKDVVENAVEAAGQTLSLMEQLRGEALKFHKPGENYKTPGYVITPHTMDLLRQHLEITGGQVRTRFPPEPNGILHIGHAKAINFNFGYAKANNGICFLRFDDTNPEKEEEKFFTAICDMVAWLGYTPYKVTYASDYFDQLYAWAVELIHRGQAYVCHQRGEELKGHNPLPSPWRDRPLEESLLLFEAMRKGKFSEGEATLRMKLVMEDGKMDPVAYRVKYTPHHRTGDKWCIYPTYDYTHCLCDSIEHITHSLCTKEFQARRSSYFWLCNALDVYCPVQWEYGRLNLHYAVVSKRKILQLVAAGAVRDWDDPRLFTLTALQRRGFPPEAINNFCARVGVTVAQTTMEPHLLEACVRDVLNDTAPRAMAVLESLRVVITNFPAAKPLDIQVPNFPADETKGFHQVPFAPIVFIERTDFKEEPEPGYKRLAWGQPVGLRHTGYVIELQNVIKDPSGCVESLEVTCRQADAGEKPKAFIHWVSQPLICEIRLYDRLFQHKNPEDPAEVPGGFLSDLNPASLQVVEAALVDCSVALAKPFDKFQFERLGYFSVDPDSRKGQLVFNRTVTLKEDPGKV, encoded by the exons ATGGCGGCTCTAGACTCTCTGGCGCTTTTCACCGGCTTGGGCCTGAGCGAGCATAAGGCCCGTGAGACGCTCAAGAACGCTACTCTGAGCACGCAGCTGCGCGACGCGGCGACTCAG GCACAGCAGACTCTGGGCTCCACCATCGACAAGGCTACCGGGACCCTTCTATATGGCTTAGCTTCCCGACTCAGGGATACCAGGCGTCTCTCTTTCCTCGTGAGCTATATAGCCAGTAAGAAGATCCACACTGAGCCTCAGCTGAGCG CTGCCCTTGAATATGTGCGGAGTCACCCCCTGGACCCTATTGACACCATGGACTTTGAGAAGGAATGTGGTGTGGGTGTCATGGTGACCCCAGAGCAGATTGAGGAGGCT GTGGAGGCCACCATAAATAAACACCGGGCTCAGATTCTAGTGGAGCGTTACCGGTTCAACATGGGGCTCCTGATGG GAGAGGCTCGGGCTGCGCTTAAGTGGGCAGATGGCAAAATGATCAAGCACGAAGTGGACATGCAG GTcctccaccttctgggtcccaaGATGGAAGCTGACCTAGAAAAGAAACCCAAG GTGGCTAAGGCTCGTGTGGAagaaacagaacagaggacagcAAAAGATGTGGTGGAGAATG CAGTTGAGGCTGCTGGACAGACCTTGTCTCTGATGGAGCAGCTCCGGGGTGAAGCCCTGAAGTTCCATAAACCTG gtgaaaactacaaaaccccaGGCTATGTGATCACTCCACACACCATGGATCTACTGAGGCAGCACCTGGAGATCACTGGGGGGCAG GTACGTACCCGGTTCCCGCCAGAACCCAATGGAATCCTGCATATTGGACATGCCAAAGCAATCAATTTCAACTTTGGCTATGCCAAG GCCAACAATGGTATCTGTTTTCTGCGCTTTGATGACACCAATcctgagaaagaggaagaaaaattcttCACTGCTATCTGTGACATGGTGGCCTGGTTAG GTTATACACCTTACAAGGTGACATATGCGTCTGACTATTTTGACCAGCTCTATGCTTGGGCTGTGGAGCTCATCCACAG GGGTCAGGCTTACGTGTGCCATCAGCGAGGGGAGGAGCTCAAAGGCCACAACCCTCTGCCCTCACCCTGGAGAGACCGTCCCTTAGAGGAGTCACTGCTGCTCTTTGAG GCAATGCGCAAGGGTAAATTTTCAGAGGGAGAGGCTACACTGCGTATGAAGTTGGTGATGGAAGACGGCAAGATGGACCCTGTGGCCTATCGAGTCAAGTATACACCACACCACCGTACAGGGGACAAATG GTGCATCTATCCCACGTATGACTACACACACTGCCTCTGTGACTCCATTGAGCATATCACCCACTCACTCTGCACTAAGGAATTCCAGGCCCG ACGTTCTTCTTATTTCTGGCTGTGCAATGCACTGGACGTATATTGCCCTGTGCAGTGGGAGTATGGCCGTCTCAATCTGCACTATGCTGTTGTCTCTAAGAGGAAGATCCTTCAGCTCGTAGCAGCTGGTGCTGTGCG GGACTGGGATGACCCACGACTCTTCACACTGACTGCTCTGCAACGGAGGGGCTTTCCGCCTGAGGCCATCAACAACTTCTGTGCTCGG GTGGGAGTGACAGTAGCACAGACCACAATGGAGCCACATCTTCTTGAAGCCTGTGTACGTGATGTGCTGAACGATACGGCTCCACGGGCTATGGCTGTGCTGGAGTCACTACGGGTTGTCATTACCAACTTTCCTGCTGCCAAG CCCTTGGACATCCAGGTGCCCAACTTTCCAGCTGATGAAACCAAGGGCTTCCACCAGGTTCCTTTTGCACCCATAGTCTTCATTGAGAGGACTGACTTCAAGGAG GAGCCAGAGCCAGGCTATAAGCGTCTAGCTTGGGGCCAGCCTGTGGGCCTGAGACATACAGGCTATGTCATTGAGCTGCAGAATGTTATCAAG GATCCTAGTGGCTGTGTGGAGAGCCTAGAGGTGACCTGTAGACAGGCTGACGCTGGAGAGAAGCCCAAGGCTTTTATTCACTGGGTTTCACAGCCTTTGATATGCGAAATTCGCCTTTATGATCGACT ATTCCAGCACAAGAACCCTGAAGATCCTGCTGAGGTGCCAGGTGGATTCTTAAGTGATCTGAACCCG GCATCACTACAAGTGGTGGAGGCAGCATTAGTGGATTGTTCTGTGGCCCTGGCAAAACCCTTTGACAAGTTCCAGTTTGAGCGCCTCGGGTACTTCTCTGTGGATCCGGATAGCCGCAAAGGACAG CTTGTCTTCAACCGAACAGTCACACTAAAGGAGGACCCAGGAAAGGTGTGA
- the Qars1 gene encoding glutamine--tRNA ligase isoform X2 produces MAALDSLALFTGLGLSEHKARETLKNATLSTQLRDAATQAQQTLGSTIDKATGTLLYGLASRLRDTRRLSFLVSYIASKKIHTEPQLSAALEYVRSHPLDPIDTMDFEKECGVGVMVTPEQIEEAVEATINKHRAQILVERYRFNMGLLMGEARAALKWADGKMIKHEVDMQVLHLLGPKMEADLEKKPKVAKARVEETEQRTAKDVVENVEAAGQTLSLMEQLRGEALKFHKPGENYKTPGYVITPHTMDLLRQHLEITGGQVRTRFPPEPNGILHIGHAKAINFNFGYAKANNGICFLRFDDTNPEKEEEKFFTAICDMVAWLGYTPYKVTYASDYFDQLYAWAVELIHRGQAYVCHQRGEELKGHNPLPSPWRDRPLEESLLLFEAMRKGKFSEGEATLRMKLVMEDGKMDPVAYRVKYTPHHRTGDKWCIYPTYDYTHCLCDSIEHITHSLCTKEFQARRSSYFWLCNALDVYCPVQWEYGRLNLHYAVVSKRKILQLVAAGAVRDWDDPRLFTLTALQRRGFPPEAINNFCARVGVTVAQTTMEPHLLEACVRDVLNDTAPRAMAVLESLRVVITNFPAAKPLDIQVPNFPADETKGFHQVPFAPIVFIERTDFKEEPEPGYKRLAWGQPVGLRHTGYVIELQNVIKDPSGCVESLEVTCRQADAGEKPKAFIHWVSQPLICEIRLYDRLFQHKNPEDPAEVPGGFLSDLNPASLQVVEAALVDCSVALAKPFDKFQFERLGYFSVDPDSRKGQLVFNRTVTLKEDPGKV; encoded by the exons ATGGCGGCTCTAGACTCTCTGGCGCTTTTCACCGGCTTGGGCCTGAGCGAGCATAAGGCCCGTGAGACGCTCAAGAACGCTACTCTGAGCACGCAGCTGCGCGACGCGGCGACTCAG GCACAGCAGACTCTGGGCTCCACCATCGACAAGGCTACCGGGACCCTTCTATATGGCTTAGCTTCCCGACTCAGGGATACCAGGCGTCTCTCTTTCCTCGTGAGCTATATAGCCAGTAAGAAGATCCACACTGAGCCTCAGCTGAGCG CTGCCCTTGAATATGTGCGGAGTCACCCCCTGGACCCTATTGACACCATGGACTTTGAGAAGGAATGTGGTGTGGGTGTCATGGTGACCCCAGAGCAGATTGAGGAGGCT GTGGAGGCCACCATAAATAAACACCGGGCTCAGATTCTAGTGGAGCGTTACCGGTTCAACATGGGGCTCCTGATGG GAGAGGCTCGGGCTGCGCTTAAGTGGGCAGATGGCAAAATGATCAAGCACGAAGTGGACATGCAG GTcctccaccttctgggtcccaaGATGGAAGCTGACCTAGAAAAGAAACCCAAG GTGGCTAAGGCTCGTGTGGAagaaacagaacagaggacagcAAAAGATGTGGTGGAGAATG TTGAGGCTGCTGGACAGACCTTGTCTCTGATGGAGCAGCTCCGGGGTGAAGCCCTGAAGTTCCATAAACCTG gtgaaaactacaaaaccccaGGCTATGTGATCACTCCACACACCATGGATCTACTGAGGCAGCACCTGGAGATCACTGGGGGGCAG GTACGTACCCGGTTCCCGCCAGAACCCAATGGAATCCTGCATATTGGACATGCCAAAGCAATCAATTTCAACTTTGGCTATGCCAAG GCCAACAATGGTATCTGTTTTCTGCGCTTTGATGACACCAATcctgagaaagaggaagaaaaattcttCACTGCTATCTGTGACATGGTGGCCTGGTTAG GTTATACACCTTACAAGGTGACATATGCGTCTGACTATTTTGACCAGCTCTATGCTTGGGCTGTGGAGCTCATCCACAG GGGTCAGGCTTACGTGTGCCATCAGCGAGGGGAGGAGCTCAAAGGCCACAACCCTCTGCCCTCACCCTGGAGAGACCGTCCCTTAGAGGAGTCACTGCTGCTCTTTGAG GCAATGCGCAAGGGTAAATTTTCAGAGGGAGAGGCTACACTGCGTATGAAGTTGGTGATGGAAGACGGCAAGATGGACCCTGTGGCCTATCGAGTCAAGTATACACCACACCACCGTACAGGGGACAAATG GTGCATCTATCCCACGTATGACTACACACACTGCCTCTGTGACTCCATTGAGCATATCACCCACTCACTCTGCACTAAGGAATTCCAGGCCCG ACGTTCTTCTTATTTCTGGCTGTGCAATGCACTGGACGTATATTGCCCTGTGCAGTGGGAGTATGGCCGTCTCAATCTGCACTATGCTGTTGTCTCTAAGAGGAAGATCCTTCAGCTCGTAGCAGCTGGTGCTGTGCG GGACTGGGATGACCCACGACTCTTCACACTGACTGCTCTGCAACGGAGGGGCTTTCCGCCTGAGGCCATCAACAACTTCTGTGCTCGG GTGGGAGTGACAGTAGCACAGACCACAATGGAGCCACATCTTCTTGAAGCCTGTGTACGTGATGTGCTGAACGATACGGCTCCACGGGCTATGGCTGTGCTGGAGTCACTACGGGTTGTCATTACCAACTTTCCTGCTGCCAAG CCCTTGGACATCCAGGTGCCCAACTTTCCAGCTGATGAAACCAAGGGCTTCCACCAGGTTCCTTTTGCACCCATAGTCTTCATTGAGAGGACTGACTTCAAGGAG GAGCCAGAGCCAGGCTATAAGCGTCTAGCTTGGGGCCAGCCTGTGGGCCTGAGACATACAGGCTATGTCATTGAGCTGCAGAATGTTATCAAG GATCCTAGTGGCTGTGTGGAGAGCCTAGAGGTGACCTGTAGACAGGCTGACGCTGGAGAGAAGCCCAAGGCTTTTATTCACTGGGTTTCACAGCCTTTGATATGCGAAATTCGCCTTTATGATCGACT ATTCCAGCACAAGAACCCTGAAGATCCTGCTGAGGTGCCAGGTGGATTCTTAAGTGATCTGAACCCG GCATCACTACAAGTGGTGGAGGCAGCATTAGTGGATTGTTCTGTGGCCCTGGCAAAACCCTTTGACAAGTTCCAGTTTGAGCGCCTCGGGTACTTCTCTGTGGATCCGGATAGCCGCAAAGGACAG CTTGTCTTCAACCGAACAGTCACACTAAAGGAGGACCCAGGAAAGGTGTGA